The genomic segment taatcaaattcgTCAGTCTTAATTAGTTACtgctacatttatttatataaaaaaaggttttgtGATTAGTTTAGTATCtaatcaaaagtaaaaatatcgaaaaattaaaataataaaaggttgcacaaaataaaatgttcagaaactttacgtgattttttttgtgttactaTTCTTGACATAGATCACAATAGTAGGCCCCTTTGCCTAAATAGCTTGTACACTCTTCATGAGCCCAACCATGACAATCATCGCACCTTATCCAGTCTTCTATTGGTGGATCTTCGTACATCTCGTGGCATATGAAGCAGACACTTTTTTCTTCTGCGTGCTTCCTTGTCTTTCCGCttccagtaattttttttgtgttcgaGGTCGaggctttttgttttttaccttttttggCCACAGGTGGATTTTTTTTAGACACAGactttactttttctttaagtTTCTTAAGTGATACTTTCTGTTTCTTAGACTCAATTTCTCTCTGTTGCTCTTTAATGGGAGTGCTGGTTAAAATTTCTGACTTTTGTGCTCTTCGTTTACGTGATGTCTTTGGTGCAGTTAGTTTAGGTATAGGGCGAATGTCCATTGGGGTTACCTTGGTAGGTGTAACACATTCAGGAATCACTGTTTTAACAAGCAGAACTTCCTCAGGTCTAGGGGTGTTGCTGTCAATGTCTTCAAGCATTCTATCTAATACTGACGGGGAAATTGTGCGATCGGAGTCTACAGAAAGGCGACCAGGACtataattttgcatttgtGGATGGTCGATAGTATTGTCACCTGGAATGTCTATGGGAATATCAGGGTCAAAGTTTTCTTGAACATTGGCAGGTTCAGTAGCGATTATGGTATCGATTTCATTATCTTCAGGAGGATCATTGACAGAGGTGTTTGGAAGATGTTCAGTGGCTATCGTATTAGAAATCAAAACGTCACATGCATTTAATGCCAGCGGCCTGTCTGTCAAGGATGAAGGAAGATAATCATCATCGCTAAATATATGTCGGTTTACTGGCCATATACCAGTTGCCTTAAATCCATTTACAGCATTTTGAGCAGAAGCTGCTTTCAGGTAAGCGTCGCCAAACAGCTGACCAATTTCAAATGGTGAAATGGTTCGTCCCACATGAGATCGTTGGTAAACCGAAACCGTCTGTTCAAAATAGGTTTTTAAAGGGCCATATACGCTTACATCTAGTGGTTGAGTTCGGTGACTGGTGTGTGGaggtaatgaaataaatatcacattattttttgaggCATATTCTAATGCTGGCAGATATTTATGAGAAATGTGGTTATCCATCACaagtattactttattttcctTAGTGGGTCTCGTCACCTCTACAAAATGGCGTAGCCAGTCTAAAAAAATTGGACCGGAAATCCATCCACTATCAGAACAAGTAGCTACTGTGCCTGGTGGTGATCCATCAAGCAGTCGGGGGTTCATACGTTTTCgagaaaatatcataaatggaGGAATAAaagatccagctgcattgcaGCAACACACAATTGTTGTCAATTTTCCTCTTTCAGTACTTGATATTATTCCTACTTGTTTTTTTCCAGTTCTGGTGAGAATTTTTGGTGGTTTATTGCTGGTGGTGCGCACACCCGTTTCGTCAACATTGTAAATTCTAGTCGCGTTGATTTCATTGCGATCTACTTGATCTTGTAAAAGATCAAAAAACCTCTCAACTTGCGGTCTATTAAAACCTCGGGCACGGGCTACTGACGTTGGCTCTGGCTTTCTCAAAGTTAATTCGGGATGTCTTGTTGCAAAGGCTCTATACCAATCTTCTCCagcagttttctttttaaaaggGTGCGGAATTCTATTGCTCTCTGCGTATTGATATACTAGAGATAAAAATTCAGATTTTGTCAGACCATAAAAAAGGTTATCCatatgaaacaaatattctattaattCAGATTCTTGTTGGTCATTAAAAACTGTAGAAAACCTACCGAGTTTTTTGTCTGCGGAGCCTTTTTTTATATGCCTTTGTaatgttgataaatttataccatatttttttgcagCACCATTTACTGAGCCCTTCTTTGCCTCTTCCATTGCCAACTTCATTGTCTCCACGTCCCAAGAAGCTTGTTTGGTCttccttttgtatttttgaaccATCTGCAAATGTATTATCAATGAATGATAGATTTCAGTACTTTACAAATACCTACCATGACTAAATATGAATTATGAGAGCCAATATATTGTAGGATCTTAACGCGAGAACAGTCGGTGTGCGCCAAAAATGTCTTGGGTAAAGCGGGTCAGGGCAAAGCGGTTACCTGCTTTACCCATACCTGCTTTGcccaaaagtttatttttcacgatttgtaaaataacctcaaaatcTTTATCAGAAATGTTGCACACACAACGAGGATTCAAAGCTGTTTTAATGCAGATTAACACAcaagtaacaataataacataagtctcAATAGAATGAAGAAATTCGTAGTCACATaccttgatattttttaacaaaacaggCCAATAAAAACACCCGCCGCTCAAAACGCCGCCGCGCGTCGCTGACGTTTCCGTCAAACTGATTCGTGTTGGTACGCGTTCGGGCGTCGCCGCGGCACGCACACATTTACACTATATGCTTGTATGCATGAATAACGAGGCCTACCCGCTTTAGCTGGTATACCCGCTTTGGGCTCACCTCcccaatattttctttttcgcaTTACGTACAAAATATCCAGTTGCATATTTTATAGCCCTAATATTCGTGATCTGTTTTTTGATCCACgtcaacaatattaatattcggTATTTCCTCAAATTCGCAGGCTTTACTTTCAGTGGCATTTTCAGTGATTATAaatgaatgtaattttttttcaaaatcattctCGCAGTTCGCGCCTGGGGCAtggatatattatttattaaaaggtAAATGCACTACCGAAATGTTCGGGTGTTGGATTATTATTTTGGCACCCATGACTCCTTATACTCCCAAAAAAGATTTCGAGGAGGATTGAAGTGCCGCATCCAAACTGATtgtataataaacttttttgcaatttttttagcaGCACTTGTATGCCATCCAGCATCCATGTcccaaatatttaatgtacacATGTAATAAGGGCACACTTTCCACTTTACGTGTAtccttatgaataaatttcatattttttaaataagcttTAGCCATGTTATGAGTAGAATTAGGCTTCACAGCTTGGAGATATGGGTTTCCGTTTCCGTCATCTTTTCTTGCATAACTCCCATTGAttgaatcaaataatttatcaaaaactatACAATTTCATGTCTATCGACTATAAAGTCCACTATAAGGTCCACTAAGGTCCAAAGGACATTTCCCAATATCAATGAATCAGCATGTGTCTCTtccatcaatatttttatagcttgACGGTTTTGTTCCTTGGTCACAAATAGTGGCAACCACAACAAATGCCTCTATAATCTTCTTAAACAGCTTTCAGTTGCCAACTCTGGACCTTTTGTTGCAGCTGCAGAAAATATGTATGACAAGCTTGTTCATAAGTTTTCACAATGCCTCTGAGCATAAATACCTGTGCATAGTCAGCGAAATCAGGTTTTGTATCTGCAGCACCATCCTGTAATTAAATCTCttctttcattaaatttatatttaaaaatatataaaatatatttattgaaacataCGTTGGCTTTAAGCGTCATCTCATCGAATATGACATATTATTGATACCTTCTTTAATTGACTGAACATTTTTTCATTGATACTAGgttttgtgattttgtaaCACTTTCGCAAGAGTTTGTGGTGCCAGCAATATCAATACTTTTCTGAGAAATAGGTAACACTTTGGATTTCGTTTAAAGATTGATAAGGCAacaattttttcattcatcTGGAACCTCCTACCCTAGTCTGTCTTTTTACATTCACGGAATTTTGACGATTTTACCAGGAATATATTCGTGATAACAACGGGTTATTACCTTCAAAACCGTTACCAGGAACAGATGAACCCATTCCTCATGTAAATAGGTGATGAAGGTTTTGGACTGAAACCCTACTTAATGCGACCGTTTCCAAGAGCGACAGTTAAACGATGCACAAAAAACCAACTTTAATTACAGACTATATCGTGCAAGGCGTGTTGTGCAGAACGCATCGATAAACCC from the Plodia interpunctella isolate USDA-ARS_2022_Savannah chromosome 20, ilPloInte3.2, whole genome shotgun sequence genome contains:
- the LOC128678874 gene encoding uncharacterized protein LOC128678874, producing MVQKYKRKTKQASWDVETMKLAMEEAKKGSVNGAAKKYGINLSTLQRHIKKGSADKKLGRFSTVFNDQQESELIEYLFHMDNLFYGLTKSEFLSLVYQYAESNRIPHPFKKKTAGEDWYRAFATRHPELTLRKPEPTSVARARGFNRPQVERFFDLLQDQVDRNEINATRIYNVDETGVRTTSNKPPKILTRTGKKQVGIISSTERGKLTTIVCCCNAAGSFIPPFMIFSRKRMNPRLLDGSPPGTVATCSDSGWISGPIFLDWLRHFVEVTRPTKENKVILVMDNHISHKYLPALEYASKNNVIFISLPPHTSHRTQPLDVSVYGPLKTYFEQTVSVYQRSHVGRTISPFEIGQLFGDAYLKAASAQNAVNGFKATGIWPVNRHIFSDDDYLPSSLTDRPLALNACDVLISNTIATEHLPNTSVNDPPEDNEIDTIIATEPANVQENFDPDIPIDIPGDNTIDHPQMQNYSPGRLSVDSDRTISPSVLDRMLEDIDSNTPRPEEVLLVKTVIPECVTPTKVTPMDIRPIPKLTAPKTSRKRRAQKSEILTSTPIKEQQREIESKKQKVSLKKLKEKVKSVSKKNPPVAKKGKKQKASTSNTKKITGSGKTRKHAEEKSVCFICHEMYEDPPIEDWIRCDDCHGWAHEECTSYLGKGAYYCDLCQE